One part of the Tunicatimonas pelagia genome encodes these proteins:
- a CDS encoding chemotaxis protein CheC, protein MSILTLPEKQLAQEIIEAGYVSAARSFSGVAQQQVMIETSGITISKFTEKYFSIKEKGNLTLITTKIIGDIQGESFLLLTESERQAMFNTCLPPGGSPEERHTMQEAILKELDNIISAAVITEASNVLQVNIYGDVPKLVEGTAEEIQLTVLSNFTDSVDSNIFLFANTRFSFEQNTALQPRFFWKFHQNFVDRIKEQVNTLHQYRRLPNV, encoded by the coding sequence ATGTCAATACTTACTCTACCTGAAAAACAGCTAGCCCAAGAAATTATTGAAGCTGGCTACGTAAGTGCTGCCCGGTCATTTTCTGGCGTTGCTCAGCAACAAGTAATGATAGAGACCTCCGGCATAACCATATCAAAATTTACTGAGAAATATTTCTCAATAAAGGAGAAAGGGAACCTCACATTGATTACCACCAAAATTATTGGCGACATACAAGGAGAAAGCTTTTTGTTGCTTACCGAATCAGAGCGCCAAGCTATGTTTAATACTTGTCTTCCTCCGGGCGGCTCACCCGAAGAGCGACACACAATGCAAGAGGCTATTCTAAAAGAGCTGGACAACATAATTTCGGCTGCGGTAATTACGGAGGCATCCAACGTATTGCAAGTAAATATCTACGGTGATGTACCCAAATTAGTAGAGGGCACTGCTGAGGAGATACAACTTACGGTACTCAGTAACTTCACCGATTCAGTGGATAGCAATATCTTCCTGTTCGCCAATACCCGATTCTCGTTTGAGCAAAACACTGCCCTTCAGCCCCGTTTCTTCTGGAAATTCCACCAAAACTTCGTGGATCGTATCAAAGAACAGGTTAATACACTACATCAGTACCGTCGGCTTCCCAATGTTTAG
- a CDS encoding PAS domain-containing protein, giving the protein MKFLVSTQKFKYVALLTATIWLVQVSILLLEIPYKGLWVGVSGGVLVTCLLLMLFQLLRQQGELQKSLTQLANGQPPLSSADHQAIGQQMIDKVYDKMEEATVFINALEKEEDTTKLMHLSAEEYLGQALVSARTAFTNYRQQEKQHRWVAEGLAHFSEILREYTEDLPELSYQVIQNLSKYLNANQGGLFILNEEEEDKEPFLELQAYYAYQKKRYVEKKVELGHGLIGQCALERKPIILTKVPPDYVTITSGLGEATPRAVVIYPLVFQERVRGVVELASFKPFEEHQLDFLGKVCESMASTLTIVRGSVRTQQMLESSQKLAEELQGREEMMRDYLEELYSAQQRMQDKQAELEGIFKAMDATLLVGYFYLDGRLMTANQNFTELLGIHSEDLEYRRGILAKAERENPELWKELASGASLADDFLLKMGDQEEKWINASLSPVRSPSGEIEKILLLGTDITKKKLVLEKLSLVADNTDNSVIIANKYGQIEYVNGGFTKLTGYQADEVMWLRPGEVLQGPNTDQKTVKRIGKLLRRGVPFYEEILNYTKQGKSYWISLMINPVKNKAGEVERFISIQADVTKIKEATLDYTYKLEAISKSNAVVEFDPQGKILKANDMFLKVSGFTKKDIKGQSYEFLVPDDEKGKPQVQMMWDNLKEGTFFSGEFRLKGQDGQELWLNGTYNPIFNLEGDLHRIVMFAQFTTHEKEKQQELDSTVKALNSAVLTLEMNNQGKLKKANQRFLDAFGYKRLAISRKHLKDLLAPQCSLPSLDNIHEHSTHNLTLLTQNGEEKHFQGRFIGINNLADKQTKIILVLLETPVIAN; this is encoded by the coding sequence ATGAAGTTTTTAGTGTCCACTCAAAAATTTAAGTACGTAGCTCTGCTAACCGCTACTATTTGGTTAGTACAAGTCAGTATTTTATTGCTGGAAATTCCTTACAAAGGTCTGTGGGTTGGAGTAAGTGGTGGTGTACTAGTTACCTGTCTTCTACTGATGTTATTTCAACTGCTTCGTCAGCAGGGTGAGTTGCAAAAATCCCTTACTCAGCTAGCCAATGGCCAACCTCCCCTGAGTAGTGCCGATCATCAAGCAATTGGTCAGCAGATGATTGATAAAGTGTATGATAAAATGGAGGAGGCTACAGTTTTTATTAACGCACTAGAAAAAGAAGAAGACACTACTAAACTGATGCATCTTAGCGCGGAGGAGTACCTCGGGCAAGCGCTAGTAAGTGCTCGTACGGCGTTTACTAATTACCGCCAGCAGGAGAAACAGCACCGCTGGGTGGCCGAAGGGCTCGCCCATTTCTCAGAGATACTGCGAGAATACACCGAAGATTTACCGGAACTTAGCTATCAGGTAATTCAGAATCTATCGAAGTACTTGAATGCTAATCAGGGTGGCTTATTTATTCTTAACGAAGAAGAAGAAGACAAGGAGCCTTTTCTGGAATTGCAAGCGTACTATGCCTACCAAAAGAAACGATACGTTGAAAAGAAAGTGGAATTAGGGCATGGGTTAATTGGTCAGTGTGCCCTGGAGCGTAAACCAATTATTCTTACTAAGGTGCCACCAGACTACGTAACCATTACGTCTGGGTTAGGGGAAGCAACTCCGCGAGCAGTAGTAATTTATCCACTGGTGTTTCAGGAAAGAGTAAGGGGCGTAGTTGAGTTGGCCTCGTTTAAACCCTTTGAGGAGCACCAACTGGATTTTTTAGGCAAAGTATGTGAAAGCATGGCATCTACCCTCACTATTGTTCGGGGGAGTGTTCGTACTCAACAGATGCTGGAAAGCTCCCAGAAGCTAGCTGAAGAACTACAGGGCCGCGAGGAAATGATGCGGGACTACTTAGAGGAGCTTTATTCAGCACAGCAAAGAATGCAAGACAAGCAGGCGGAGTTGGAAGGGATTTTTAAGGCGATGGATGCTACGCTGCTGGTCGGTTACTTCTATTTAGACGGTCGGTTGATGACCGCCAATCAGAATTTCACGGAGCTACTTGGCATACACTCGGAAGATCTGGAATATAGGCGTGGAATTTTAGCAAAGGCTGAGCGGGAGAATCCAGAATTGTGGAAAGAGCTGGCTTCGGGCGCAAGTTTGGCCGATGACTTTTTGCTGAAAATGGGCGATCAAGAAGAAAAGTGGATAAATGCCTCTCTTTCTCCAGTACGGTCACCATCGGGCGAAATAGAAAAGATCTTACTGCTAGGCACCGATATCACCAAGAAGAAACTGGTGTTAGAGAAATTGTCGCTAGTGGCGGATAACACCGATAACTCCGTAATTATTGCCAATAAATACGGACAAATAGAATACGTGAATGGTGGCTTTACGAAGCTTACCGGCTATCAGGCAGATGAGGTGATGTGGCTACGGCCCGGGGAAGTATTACAAGGGCCTAATACCGACCAAAAAACAGTAAAGCGTATTGGGAAATTGCTTAGAAGAGGAGTGCCTTTTTACGAAGAAATACTCAACTACACCAAGCAGGGAAAAAGCTACTGGATATCACTCATGATTAACCCAGTAAAAAATAAAGCAGGTGAGGTAGAGCGGTTTATCTCCATTCAGGCGGATGTAACCAAGATTAAAGAGGCTACCTTAGATTACACTTATAAATTGGAGGCGATCAGTAAATCGAATGCGGTAGTTGAGTTTGATCCTCAGGGAAAAATACTGAAAGCTAATGACATGTTTCTGAAGGTAAGTGGGTTCACTAAAAAAGACATAAAAGGACAGTCGTACGAGTTTCTGGTACCAGATGATGAAAAAGGAAAGCCTCAGGTTCAAATGATGTGGGACAACTTAAAGGAGGGGACCTTTTTCTCCGGTGAGTTTCGGCTTAAGGGACAAGATGGTCAGGAATTGTGGCTGAATGGTACTTACAACCCAATATTTAACCTGGAAGGAGACCTGCACCGAATCGTCATGTTTGCCCAGTTTACTACGCATGAGAAAGAAAAGCAACAGGAGCTGGATAGCACAGTGAAGGCTCTCAACAGTGCAGTGTTAACCTTAGAAATGAATAATCAGGGTAAACTAAAGAAAGCCAATCAGCGCTTCTTGGATGCTTTTGGTTACAAGCGCTTGGCTATTTCCCGAAAACACCTGAAAGATTTACTGGCACCTCAGTGCAGCTTACCTTCGCTAGATAATATTCATGAGCACTCTACCCATAATCTAACATTGCTAACCCAGAATGGTGAAGAAAAGCATTTTCAGGGTAGGTTTATTGGGATAAATAACCTAGCGGATAAACAGACTAAAATAATTCTAGTGCTGTTGGAAACCCCAGTCATTGCTAATTAG
- a CDS encoding CheR family methyltransferase, which produces MPATQITDEELKSLTQAILRRYGIDFTCYEPSSLKRRVDRCISVLKLETVHNLWVKLLKDQMFVHRFMDEISVGLTAMFRDPVLWKALKKDILNSLATKNRINIWHAGCSSGEEVYSMGIVLQESNLLSQSKAIATDISDAAIAGAQQGKYHHLKLAEYEKNYREYNPLGTFEKYYQKDGTDGAMNSELIKHVDFRHHNLISEPPPGQFDIIFCRNVMIYFDNQAKINLLQRFHQHLNDGGYLIIGFYDALVPLIDKSKYHIIDLDAKIFQKI; this is translated from the coding sequence ATGCCGGCTACTCAAATTACCGACGAAGAGTTAAAATCATTAACCCAGGCCATATTGCGCCGATACGGTATTGATTTTACTTGTTATGAACCGTCCTCCCTCAAACGAAGAGTAGACCGCTGCATCAGTGTGCTTAAGCTGGAGACAGTGCATAACCTTTGGGTGAAACTACTAAAGGATCAGATGTTTGTGCATCGGTTTATGGATGAAATATCGGTAGGGCTTACTGCTATGTTTCGGGATCCGGTACTGTGGAAAGCACTGAAAAAGGATATTCTGAATAGTCTGGCGACTAAAAACAGAATCAATATATGGCATGCCGGATGCTCCTCGGGTGAAGAGGTGTACTCAATGGGCATTGTACTTCAGGAAAGTAACCTGCTCTCTCAGAGTAAGGCAATAGCTACCGATATTAGCGATGCTGCCATCGCCGGAGCCCAACAAGGCAAGTATCATCATTTAAAGCTGGCGGAATACGAAAAGAATTATCGGGAATATAACCCGCTAGGGACGTTTGAGAAATATTATCAAAAAGATGGTACCGACGGAGCGATGAATAGCGAGCTGATTAAGCACGTAGATTTTCGTCATCATAACCTAATTAGTGAACCACCGCCCGGTCAGTTCGATATTATCTTTTGCCGTAATGTGATGATCTATTTTGACAATCAGGCTAAAATCAACTTGCTTCAGCGCTTCCACCAGCATCTCAACGATGGTGGGTACCTGATTATTGGTTTCTACGATGCGCTGGTACCGCTGATTGATAAAAGCAAGTATCACATTATTGATCTTGATGCTAAAATCTTTCAGAAGATATAG
- a CDS encoding sulfatase-like hydrolase/transferase: MKHSSLILSIPLFVLIQFGCSSASEEPTQPPPPNIVFLFADDMTYTAIQALGNTEIETPNLDRLVQQGTTFTHTYNMGGWNGAVCIASRSMMISGRSLWRANQFKDRWQQNDSLALAQTWGNLMKQQGYSTYLTGKWHVAANPDSVFQTVRHVRPGMPGDFRSKGSFDSPETMPLGYNRPKNEQDTSWSPYDTAMGGFWEGGQHWSEVLRDDALDFLDSATAKSDPFFMYLAFNAPHDPRQAPKAFVNRYPLDSISLPESWMPRYPYDEGIGLGPKLRDEALAPFPRTEYATKVHRQEYYAIITHLDEQIGKILDALEASGKMENTYIFFSADHGLSVGRHGLLGKQNMYDHSLRVPLMLVGPDIPANQVVDTDVYLQDIMATSLELADIPKPDYVDFNSFLGLATGESTIGAYEAIYGSYINYQRMIRKDGMKLIVYPNINQVLLYDLQQDPNETTNLADDSAYADQITNLFQDLQALQQQYADTLDLQPTYDQLQSQL, translated from the coding sequence ATGAAGCACTCTTCACTGATTCTTTCTATTCCGCTTTTTGTATTGATACAGTTTGGCTGTTCTTCAGCTAGTGAAGAGCCGACTCAACCCCCTCCTCCCAACATTGTGTTTCTGTTTGCCGATGATATGACGTATACCGCCATTCAGGCACTAGGCAATACCGAGATAGAGACCCCTAATTTGGATAGGTTGGTTCAGCAAGGAACCACCTTTACCCACACGTATAATATGGGAGGCTGGAATGGGGCGGTATGTATCGCATCCCGCAGTATGATGATCTCGGGGCGATCACTTTGGCGCGCCAACCAATTTAAAGACCGATGGCAACAAAACGACTCGCTGGCATTAGCCCAAACCTGGGGCAACTTAATGAAGCAGCAAGGCTACAGCACCTACCTTACCGGTAAATGGCACGTAGCCGCCAACCCTGATTCGGTATTTCAAACGGTACGTCACGTACGCCCCGGTATGCCCGGCGATTTTCGGAGCAAAGGCTCGTTTGACAGTCCGGAGACCATGCCGTTAGGGTATAATCGCCCTAAAAACGAGCAAGACACATCCTGGTCGCCCTACGATACGGCAATGGGAGGCTTTTGGGAGGGCGGCCAGCACTGGAGTGAAGTACTACGGGATGATGCGCTAGACTTTCTGGATAGTGCTACCGCCAAGTCTGATCCGTTTTTTATGTATCTGGCGTTTAATGCCCCACACGATCCCCGTCAAGCCCCAAAGGCATTTGTAAATCGCTACCCGCTCGATAGCATTTCGCTACCCGAAAGCTGGATGCCCCGCTACCCCTACGACGAAGGGATTGGCTTAGGCCCCAAACTACGCGATGAAGCACTAGCCCCATTTCCGCGTACCGAATACGCTACCAAAGTGCATAGGCAGGAGTATTACGCCATAATTACGCATCTCGACGAGCAGATTGGTAAGATACTGGATGCACTGGAAGCGAGCGGAAAAATGGAAAACACCTATATCTTCTTCTCGGCCGACCACGGTTTATCGGTAGGAAGGCACGGCTTGCTAGGTAAACAGAATATGTACGATCATAGCCTTCGGGTGCCACTCATGCTGGTTGGCCCCGACATTCCGGCAAATCAGGTGGTAGATACTGACGTATATCTGCAAGATATTATGGCGACTAGCTTGGAACTAGCCGATATTCCGAAGCCCGACTACGTAGATTTTAATAGCTTTTTGGGGTTAGCCACTGGTGAATCTACGATAGGTGCCTACGAGGCTATTTACGGCAGTTATATCAACTATCAGCGCATGATCCGTAAAGACGGAATGAAACTAATTGTGTACCCCAACATCAACCAAGTGCTATTGTATGATCTCCAACAAGACCCCAACGAAACGACTAACTTAGCTGATGACTCAGCGTACGCTGATCAGATAACCAACTTATTTCAGGATTTACAGGCCCTACAACAACAGTACGCTGACACATTAGATTTACAGCCAACCTACGATCAATTACAAAGTCAGTTATGA
- a CDS encoding TonB-dependent receptor, with the protein MNNSRTPSTKEKALALNLDRSIYGTLAEIGAGQETASNFFKVGGASGTIAKTISAYDMKFSDEIYGKIKRYVSEERLAGMLRHEMRLVRARLSEIAPTTKFFAFANTVETLNYHKTNQGHGWLGLRFQCEPQGGMNECIIHVLLHDNEASLQQQAVGVLGVNLIYACTTMSDSQEMMLSLVDNIANDRIEIDFFRLTGPDFTSVDNRLMALKLVKHGLSRATMFDADGEVLQPQEALYKKNVMILRGRFRPVTHVNMDMLHAGLQAFRETEPIEEENLIRISELTLHSLTDDAKIDDNDFLHRVDLLSSLGQKVMISDYQRYYSLASYISKVTRGKIAIVLGIKSLQQLFDEDYYRDLSGGILEAFGTLFKRNIRLYVYPACHAETQELLCIDDLKLPGQLTKLYQYLCETSRIVDVQPTSKDNLSIYSDDVLAMIRSGQTGWEKMVPPEVSEAIKTKELFDYQEAK; encoded by the coding sequence ATGAACAACAGCCGTACTCCATCCACTAAAGAGAAAGCGTTAGCCCTCAATTTAGACCGTAGCATCTACGGAACCTTAGCCGAGATTGGAGCGGGTCAGGAAACGGCTTCCAACTTCTTCAAAGTAGGCGGAGCCTCAGGGACTATTGCTAAAACCATATCGGCCTACGACATGAAATTTAGCGACGAGATTTACGGAAAGATCAAACGCTACGTTAGCGAAGAACGCTTAGCCGGAATGCTTAGGCACGAGATGCGCCTAGTGCGGGCCCGACTTTCGGAAATCGCTCCAACTACTAAGTTTTTCGCTTTTGCCAATACCGTAGAAACACTCAACTACCACAAAACCAATCAGGGGCACGGCTGGCTGGGCTTACGGTTCCAGTGCGAGCCACAGGGTGGTATGAATGAATGCATCATCCACGTGTTGTTGCACGATAACGAAGCTAGCCTTCAGCAACAAGCCGTGGGGGTACTTGGAGTGAACCTAATATATGCTTGCACTACCATGTCAGACTCACAAGAGATGATGCTCTCGTTGGTAGATAACATAGCCAACGACCGTATAGAGATTGATTTTTTCCGGCTCACCGGACCCGACTTCACTTCGGTGGATAACCGGCTGATGGCTCTCAAACTAGTAAAACACGGTTTAAGTCGAGCTACTATGTTTGATGCCGACGGAGAGGTATTGCAACCGCAGGAAGCTCTGTATAAAAAGAACGTAATGATTCTTCGGGGACGCTTTCGCCCGGTTACGCACGTGAATATGGATATGCTTCACGCTGGTTTACAGGCTTTTCGCGAAACCGAACCTATTGAAGAAGAAAACCTGATCCGTATTTCGGAGCTAACCTTGCACAGCCTCACCGACGATGCTAAAATTGATGATAATGACTTTCTGCATCGGGTAGATCTTCTGAGCTCACTGGGTCAGAAGGTAATGATCTCCGACTACCAACGTTACTATTCGCTCGCCAGCTACATTTCTAAAGTTACCCGGGGCAAGATTGCTATTGTGTTAGGAATTAAGAGCTTGCAACAGCTCTTTGACGAAGATTACTACCGCGATTTGAGCGGAGGCATTCTAGAAGCCTTTGGCACCTTATTTAAGCGCAACATTCGGCTGTACGTATACCCGGCCTGCCATGCCGAAACTCAAGAGCTATTGTGTATTGACGACTTAAAACTTCCTGGGCAGTTGACTAAACTTTATCAATACTTGTGCGAAACTAGTCGGATTGTGGATGTGCAGCCCACGAGCAAAGACAACCTTTCTATCTACAGCGATGATGTGTTAGCCATGATCCGTTCGGGGCAAACCGGCTGGGAAAAAATGGTACCCCCCGAAGTGTCTGAAGCGATCAAGACGAAAGAGCTATTTGATTATCAGGAAGCGAAGTGA
- a CDS encoding DUF748 domain-containing protein: protein MKTLFIILTILSILIVAAVIAVDPVAETIINRQLSKAKAIQGEVGHVDVDLWKAAIHIADTEIYRSDDREGSPMFSADTIFVDLRWKPLLQKTLVGDVYLKNAEYNHEMSEASNQSENPQSYYHSVPIRLLASMSDSSKSNNSSKIPPFTVDSLRIEQGKVHFRDVSTDPPLTASLTDLTIDGKNISNQPQSAQQFPASLQVEGTTTGNGEFTLDTKMDLLPDRPALVSDLAIKSIDLPALNDFFEVYTGISMNEGQLDIASELEVNNGVIEGYVRPDLKNIEVVEFGSGSNSGSGLFDKSWELIAGLGLQILKTGGDQSLGHIPIRQTYTEKAENQQKSVFESIGEAVSEAFEKEIDKQQSQSPTRTSPSGSQ, encoded by the coding sequence ATGAAAACCTTATTCATCATCCTAACTATTCTCAGTATTTTAATTGTTGCGGCAGTAATTGCGGTTGATCCGGTAGCGGAAACTATTATAAACCGTCAGTTGAGTAAAGCCAAAGCGATTCAAGGAGAGGTTGGTCATGTGGACGTCGATTTATGGAAAGCGGCTATCCATATTGCTGATACGGAGATTTATCGCAGCGATGATCGGGAAGGATCGCCCATGTTCTCAGCCGATACTATTTTTGTGGATTTGCGTTGGAAACCTCTGTTGCAGAAAACGTTGGTGGGCGATGTCTACCTAAAAAATGCTGAGTATAACCACGAAATGAGTGAGGCATCTAATCAATCAGAAAACCCACAGTCCTACTACCATTCAGTGCCTATCCGGCTATTAGCTTCAATGTCAGATTCATCTAAATCTAACAACTCAAGTAAAATTCCTCCCTTTACGGTTGATAGCTTACGCATTGAACAGGGAAAGGTTCACTTTCGGGATGTTTCTACCGACCCGCCGCTTACGGCTTCTTTAACCGATCTTACCATCGACGGGAAAAATATTTCTAATCAACCCCAAAGCGCGCAGCAGTTTCCGGCTTCGTTGCAAGTGGAAGGGACTACCACCGGAAACGGCGAATTTACGTTGGATACTAAGATGGATCTACTCCCAGATCGTCCGGCACTTGTATCTGACTTAGCAATTAAAAGTATTGATTTGCCCGCTTTAAATGATTTTTTTGAAGTTTATACTGGCATCAGCATGAATGAAGGGCAACTGGACATTGCTTCAGAATTGGAGGTGAATAACGGAGTGATTGAAGGCTACGTTCGTCCCGACCTGAAAAACATTGAAGTAGTTGAGTTTGGATCCGGTTCTAACTCTGGTAGCGGACTGTTTGACAAAAGCTGGGAGCTGATTGCCGGTTTGGGTTTACAAATCTTAAAAACGGGTGGCGATCAGTCACTGGGACATATCCCGATTCGCCAAACGTATACTGAGAAGGCTGAGAATCAGCAAAAATCGGTTTTTGAGTCAATCGGTGAAGCTGTTTCGGAGGCATTTGAGAAAGAAATTGATAAACAACAATCACAATCGCCTACGCGAACTTCACCGAGTGGTTCACAGTAA
- the ispG gene encoding (E)-4-hydroxy-3-methylbut-2-enyl-diphosphate synthase — protein sequence MLTSEIASFQPYCPSLTEYVRRPTRVVNIGDLPMGGTNPIRVQSMTTVDTMDTQGSVEQCLRMIEAGCEYIRITAPSIKEAKNLENIRKELRKLGHETPLIADIHFTPNAAELAARLVEKVRINPGNYADKKKFETIEYDDASYQAEIDRIRERFTPLVKICKEYGTAMRIGTNHGSLSDRIMSRYGDTPLGMVESALEFLRICEDLNYYEVVLSMKASNTQIMVQAYRLLVQKLDEEGLQPYPLHLGVTEAGDGEDGRIKSAVGIGTLLEDGLGDTVRVSLTEEPEEEVPVAYHLVKRYDHRTPHQPIPPVENIPADPYSYSRRRSQSVANVGGDNVPRVIADVSAVTEWTYRDLKHVGHFYLPELDKWTMNDQGCDYVYTGQSPIDFMLPNGLKEIQNFTVWQQQEDQQNKYPLFLSLKEYQQNEARHQQLNFLHTRLEDWNDTFIHTLKDDATLVLLLDTENQHAMPEQRKFFFNLLEAQVSNPVIVLRKYTEANEEQLPLYAATDVGGLLIDGFGDGIMLSTALSDDRAEQLNEIKRNNGISFGILQAARTRMSKTEYISCPSCGRTLFDLQETTAMIRQRTDHLKGVKIGIMGCIVNGPGEMADADYGYVGSGKGKITLYRGQDVVKRNVPSEQAVDELIELIREDDNWIEPEMLPVQ from the coding sequence ATGCTTACTTCCGAAATTGCTTCATTCCAACCCTACTGTCCAAGTCTGACGGAGTATGTTCGCCGACCCACTCGAGTGGTTAATATTGGCGATTTGCCGATGGGCGGAACCAATCCCATTCGAGTACAATCCATGACAACCGTGGATACTATGGATACGCAGGGTTCGGTCGAGCAGTGCTTACGCATGATTGAGGCCGGTTGCGAGTATATTCGAATTACGGCACCTAGCATTAAAGAAGCTAAGAACCTGGAAAATATTCGGAAGGAACTGCGAAAGTTAGGACACGAGACTCCGCTGATTGCCGATATTCATTTTACCCCTAACGCTGCCGAACTGGCTGCTCGACTGGTAGAAAAAGTACGAATCAATCCGGGAAACTACGCAGATAAGAAGAAGTTCGAGACGATTGAGTACGATGATGCCAGCTACCAAGCTGAAATTGACCGCATCCGCGAGCGATTTACTCCCCTGGTAAAAATCTGCAAAGAATACGGTACCGCTATGCGAATTGGTACCAACCACGGTTCACTCTCTGATCGGATTATGAGTCGCTACGGTGATACTCCGCTGGGCATGGTAGAATCTGCGTTAGAGTTTCTCCGCATCTGCGAAGATTTGAACTACTACGAGGTGGTACTTTCCATGAAGGCCAGCAACACCCAGATTATGGTGCAGGCCTACCGTTTGCTGGTGCAGAAGTTAGACGAAGAAGGCTTGCAGCCCTACCCACTGCACCTGGGCGTAACTGAAGCGGGTGATGGCGAAGACGGACGCATAAAATCTGCCGTAGGCATTGGTACACTGCTAGAAGATGGATTGGGTGATACCGTGCGGGTTTCGCTCACCGAAGAACCGGAGGAAGAAGTTCCGGTAGCTTATCATTTGGTGAAACGCTACGATCATCGTACTCCCCATCAACCCATTCCTCCCGTAGAGAATATTCCGGCTGATCCGTACAGCTACTCCCGCCGTCGCTCCCAATCGGTAGCGAATGTTGGAGGTGATAATGTACCCCGAGTAATTGCCGATGTGTCGGCGGTTACCGAGTGGACGTACCGCGACCTAAAGCACGTAGGACATTTTTACCTGCCGGAACTAGACAAGTGGACGATGAACGACCAAGGCTGTGATTATGTCTACACCGGACAAAGCCCCATAGATTTTATGCTGCCCAACGGATTGAAAGAGATTCAGAACTTCACGGTGTGGCAGCAGCAAGAAGATCAGCAGAATAAATATCCGCTATTTTTATCGCTAAAAGAGTACCAGCAGAACGAAGCTCGTCATCAGCAATTAAATTTTCTGCACACTCGGTTAGAAGACTGGAACGATACATTCATTCACACACTCAAGGACGATGCTACGCTGGTGCTACTGCTGGATACCGAAAATCAGCACGCCATGCCCGAGCAGCGTAAGTTCTTCTTCAACCTACTGGAAGCGCAAGTATCCAATCCTGTGATTGTACTGCGGAAATATACGGAAGCTAACGAAGAGCAACTTCCGTTGTACGCGGCCACCGATGTAGGCGGCTTGTTGATCGATGGCTTTGGCGACGGCATTATGCTAAGCACTGCTCTATCGGATGATCGCGCTGAACAGCTCAATGAGATAAAACGAAACAACGGTATCTCCTTCGGTATTTTGCAGGCGGCTCGCACCCGTATGTCCAAAACTGAGTACATCTCCTGCCCTTCCTGCGGACGTACGCTGTTCGATCTTCAGGAAACCACCGCTATGATTCGTCAACGCACCGATCATTTGAAGGGAGTCAAAATCGGGATTATGGGCTGCATTGTTAACGGGCCCGGTGAAATGGCTGATGCCGATTACGGCTACGTGGGTTCCGGCAAAGGAAAGATCACTTTGTATCGGGGGCAGGATGTGGTTAAGCGCAACGTTCCCTCCGAGCAAGCCGTAGACGAACTAATTGAGCTAATTCGGGAAGATGATAACTGGATTGAACCTGAGATGCTTCCGGTGCAATAG
- a CDS encoding SDR family oxidoreductase, translating into MKKLVVISGAGKGIGKALAQRFAAEGFSLALCARTEADLQALQTKLTQKHPGIEVFIRPTDVSKKEAVLDFAQMVQATNIPVEVLVNNAGVFLPGQIYQEEDGALEKQIETNLYSAYHLTRALVPAMIEAKRGHIFNICSTASITAYTNGGSYCISKFALLGMSKVLREEMKPHHIRVTSVLPGATLTNSWAGSDLPEERFMPPEDIAEAVFSTYQLSDRTVIEEILMRPQLGDIT; encoded by the coding sequence ATGAAAAAATTAGTCGTTATTAGCGGAGCCGGAAAAGGGATTGGCAAAGCTCTCGCTCAACGCTTTGCCGCCGAAGGGTTTTCACTGGCTCTTTGTGCCCGTACCGAAGCTGACTTGCAGGCTTTACAAACCAAACTTACCCAAAAGCATCCCGGTATTGAGGTATTTATTCGTCCGACGGATGTTTCCAAAAAAGAAGCCGTTCTTGACTTTGCTCAGATGGTTCAGGCAACCAACATTCCGGTAGAAGTTTTGGTGAACAATGCGGGAGTATTTTTACCAGGACAAATTTACCAGGAAGAAGACGGTGCACTGGAAAAGCAGATCGAGACCAATTTGTACAGTGCCTATCACCTGACTCGCGCCTTAGTTCCGGCCATGATAGAAGCAAAGCGGGGGCATATTTTCAATATCTGTTCTACCGCCAGCATTACGGCGTACACCAATGGTGGTTCGTACTGCATCAGTAAGTTTGCTCTGCTGGGCATGAGTAAAGTGCTACGCGAAGAAATGAAACCACACCACATTCGAGTCACCTCCGTTTTGCCGGGAGCTACACTGACTAACAGCTGGGCCGGAAGCGACTTACCGGAAGAACGATTCATGCCACCCGAAGATATAGCCGAAGCAGTATTTAGCACCTACCAACTTTCCGACCGAACCGTAATTGAAGAAATTTTAATGCGCCCCCAGTTGGGCGATATTACCTAA